A DNA window from Carnobacterium funditum DSM 5970 contains the following coding sequences:
- the rseP gene encoding RIP metalloprotease RseP, which produces MVTTIITFIFVFSVLVIFHEFGHYYFAKKAGILVREFAIGFGPKIFSYRKNETTFTIRILPIGGYVRMAGYEEETEIKPGMSVGILLDEKDEVTTINTFKKKQLLEVVPIQVSAIDLENDLYIEGYLSGNENQLVRYPVKRNALLIEEDGTEVQIAPLDVQFQAASLPQRMMTNFAGPMNNIILAIITFTLMAFLQGGVVSDENKLGSIVDNKPAYEAGLSEGDQVVAINDQPMDSWKEIVKVIQKSPDQSLMFTVKSTGNSEKKIVVIPEAVKGNDGSKIGMIGVQAPIETSFMAKLLFGFTYTWMVIVQILTALGSIFTKGFSVDMFGGPVAIYATTEAVVKTGYIGVLNWMGILSINLGIINLLPVPALDGGKLLLNSIEGIRGKPLSQEKEGIITLIGVGLLLILMVLVTWNDIQTYFLK; this is translated from the coding sequence ATGGTTACAACAATTATTACCTTCATATTCGTTTTTAGTGTGTTAGTCATTTTTCATGAATTTGGACATTACTATTTTGCAAAAAAAGCGGGGATATTAGTTAGAGAATTTGCTATTGGTTTTGGGCCAAAGATTTTTTCTTATCGCAAAAATGAGACCACTTTTACTATACGTATTCTGCCAATCGGCGGTTACGTCAGAATGGCCGGTTATGAAGAAGAAACAGAAATTAAACCAGGTATGTCTGTAGGAATCCTATTAGACGAAAAGGATGAAGTAACAACAATCAATACTTTCAAGAAAAAACAATTACTTGAAGTTGTCCCTATACAAGTTAGTGCTATCGATTTAGAGAACGATTTATATATAGAAGGCTACCTTTCTGGTAATGAGAATCAACTGGTTCGTTACCCAGTAAAACGAAACGCTCTCTTAATTGAAGAAGACGGAACAGAAGTTCAAATTGCTCCACTTGATGTTCAATTCCAGGCAGCAAGTCTACCTCAAAGAATGATGACTAACTTTGCTGGTCCTATGAATAATATTATTTTAGCTATTATCACGTTTACTCTAATGGCTTTTTTACAAGGAGGAGTGGTCAGTGATGAAAATAAATTAGGATCAATCGTAGATAATAAGCCAGCTTATGAAGCGGGCTTATCAGAAGGAGATCAGGTTGTTGCAATCAATGATCAACCGATGGATAGTTGGAAAGAAATAGTAAAAGTTATTCAAAAAAGTCCTGATCAATCATTGATGTTTACTGTAAAATCAACTGGCAATTCTGAAAAGAAAATTGTCGTCATCCCTGAAGCGGTAAAAGGAAATGACGGTTCAAAAATTGGTATGATAGGGGTACAAGCTCCTATCGAAACATCTTTTATGGCTAAACTGTTGTTTGGCTTTACGTACACATGGATGGTAATTGTACAGATATTGACTGCGTTAGGCTCTATTTTTACTAAAGGATTTTCGGTTGATATGTTTGGTGGTCCAGTAGCTATCTATGCGACGACTGAAGCCGTTGTTAAAACAGGCTACATTGGAGTATTGAATTGGATGGGCATTTTAAGTATCAATTTGGGAATTATTAATCTTTTACCCGTACCAGCTTTAGATGGTGGTAAATTGCTATTAAATAGTATTGAAGGAATTAGAGGGAAACCCTTAAGCCAAGAAAAAGAGGGAATTATCACATTAATTGGAGTAGGATTATTACTCATATTAATGGTCCTAGTAACATGGAATGATATTCAAACCTACTTTTTGAAATAG
- a CDS encoding PolC-type DNA polymerase III, with product MSLNQKELFQKLLEQIGLQNAIEYQSYFEKGEIKKVTVHKFSKTWHFNLRFTDILPFEVYQLFIEKLQLTFSSIAAIEVSIEAINPHITVEKLEQYWPSVVKRSGVSSPLCNRAFQEQFPLLNGKKIQFLVENEVVKGRLINQYLPPVEVAYQSLGFPSFKIEPVIDEDSYNNKITEFKEKKEEADALLSIRAGENLKKAEDEKKYNKEKGIENIAKGPIVLGRKIADKEEIKQMDQIIEEERRVTIEGFVFDVEIRVLRSERQLLIVKITDYSSSFTVKKFSNTPEDEAAFAAIKKGMWVKARGSVQEDNFMRDLVLNAQDISESFHEERKDMAPKDSKRVEMHLHSNMSQMDATNNITDLVAQAAKWGHPAIAITDHAGAQSFPDAFQAGQKYGVKILYGIEANIVDDGIPIAYHSSDIELAEATYVVFDVETTGLSAVYNKIIELSAVKMYKGNVIEKFEYFIDPGHPLSQTTINLTGITDDMVRGSKTEKEVLALFEDFAKEHILVAHNASFDMGFLNTSNARQGLAENSNPVIDTLELSRFLHPQLKSHRLNTLAKKYGVALEQHHRAIYDAESTGFLCWLFLKEAEEDYQIVNHNQLNDRIGEGDSYKRARPFHSTIIATTQTGLKNLFKLVSLSMTQYFFRNARIPRSELIRLREGLIVGSACNQGEVFEAMMQKGVEEAKNKAKFYDFLEVMPKEVYAPLLEQELVNSEDDLEEIIRNMVQIGEELDTPVVATGNVHYLNPEDYIYRKILINSQGGANPLNRSELPKVHFRTTDDMLEAFAFLGKSTAHKIVVENTQMIAESVAEMTPVKTELYTPKIEGSEEEIRKLSYDEAHRLYGNPLPEIIEKRLEKELTSIIGNGFSVIYLISQKLVHKSISEGYLVGSRGSVGSSFVATMTGITEVNPMPPHYRCSKCKYSKFFTDGSVGSGYDLPEEICPNCQIRLHKDGHDIPFETFLGFNGDKVPDIDLNFSGDYQSKAHDYTKVLFGDEYVFRAGTIGTVADRTAFGYVKAYERDQNLNFRAAEIDRLAKGSTGVKRTTGQHPGGIIVIPNYMDVYDFTPIQFPADAQDSEWKTTHFDFHSIHDNVLKLDILGHDDPTVIRMLQDLSGIDPLTIPTDDPEVMKIFGGTEVLDVTAEQIQSKTGTLGIPEFGTRFVRGMLEQTKPTTFAELLQISGLSHGTDVWLGNAEELIRENDISLSEVIGCRDDIMVYLMHNGVEDGLAFKIMESVRKGKGIPDEWQKEMRAEKVPEWYIDSCLKIKYMFPKAHAAAYVLMALRVAYYKVHFPILYYAAYFSVRATDFELVAMCQGKESIKVKMKEITDKGLDASTKEKNVLTVLELANEMVERGMNFKMIDLAKSDAKDFVIEGTSLIAPFRAVPSLGANVANQIVEARLDKPFLSKEDLSKRGKVSKTVIEYMNENGVLKGMPDENQLSLFDLF from the coding sequence ATGAGTTTAAATCAAAAAGAATTATTTCAGAAATTGCTGGAGCAAATAGGGTTACAAAACGCAATAGAATATCAATCTTATTTTGAAAAAGGTGAAATAAAAAAAGTAACAGTGCATAAATTTTCAAAAACATGGCATTTTAACTTGCGATTTACAGATATTTTGCCTTTTGAAGTTTATCAACTGTTTATTGAAAAACTTCAATTGACCTTTAGTTCTATCGCGGCTATCGAAGTATCGATTGAAGCGATAAACCCTCACATAACGGTTGAAAAGCTAGAACAGTATTGGCCTTCAGTCGTAAAAAGAAGTGGTGTTTCATCACCATTATGTAATCGTGCATTTCAAGAGCAATTTCCTTTATTGAATGGGAAAAAAATTCAGTTTTTAGTTGAGAATGAAGTAGTAAAAGGTCGTTTAATTAATCAGTATCTACCACCCGTGGAAGTAGCCTATCAAAGTTTAGGCTTTCCATCTTTTAAAATAGAACCAGTTATCGATGAAGACAGTTACAACAATAAAATAACAGAGTTTAAAGAAAAAAAAGAAGAAGCTGATGCTTTATTAAGTATACGAGCAGGTGAAAACTTAAAGAAAGCTGAAGACGAAAAGAAATACAATAAAGAAAAAGGAATTGAAAATATTGCTAAAGGACCAATCGTTTTAGGCCGGAAGATAGCTGATAAAGAAGAAATTAAACAAATGGATCAGATTATAGAAGAAGAAAGACGAGTAACTATTGAAGGTTTTGTATTTGATGTGGAAATTCGTGTTCTTCGTTCAGAACGTCAATTATTGATTGTCAAAATTACTGATTATTCTTCATCTTTTACTGTCAAAAAATTCTCGAATACACCTGAAGACGAAGCGGCTTTCGCGGCCATCAAAAAAGGTATGTGGGTGAAAGCACGTGGAAGTGTCCAAGAGGATAATTTTATGCGAGATTTAGTTTTAAATGCCCAAGATATTTCCGAAAGCTTCCATGAAGAACGAAAAGATATGGCGCCAAAAGATAGTAAACGTGTTGAAATGCACTTGCATAGTAATATGAGTCAAATGGATGCAACAAATAACATTACTGATTTAGTTGCTCAAGCAGCAAAATGGGGTCATCCAGCCATAGCGATAACCGATCATGCTGGAGCTCAATCTTTTCCAGATGCTTTTCAAGCTGGACAAAAATACGGTGTAAAAATATTATATGGTATAGAAGCTAATATCGTTGATGATGGGATTCCGATTGCGTATCACTCTAGTGATATAGAGTTAGCCGAAGCAACTTATGTTGTTTTTGATGTAGAGACTACAGGGTTGTCTGCAGTTTATAACAAGATAATTGAATTATCAGCTGTTAAAATGTATAAAGGAAATGTGATTGAAAAGTTCGAATATTTCATTGACCCCGGTCATCCTCTATCACAAACGACAATAAATTTAACAGGGATCACTGATGATATGGTTAGAGGATCAAAAACTGAAAAAGAAGTATTAGCCTTGTTTGAAGATTTTGCAAAAGAACATATATTAGTTGCACATAATGCTAGTTTTGATATGGGTTTTTTAAATACAAGTAACGCAAGACAAGGCTTGGCTGAAAATAGTAATCCAGTCATTGATACACTGGAGTTATCTAGATTTCTTCATCCACAATTAAAAAGTCATAGATTAAATACCTTGGCTAAAAAATATGGTGTAGCTTTAGAGCAACATCATAGGGCTATTTATGATGCTGAATCGACAGGCTTTCTCTGTTGGTTGTTTTTAAAAGAAGCTGAAGAAGACTATCAAATAGTTAATCACAATCAATTAAATGATCGAATTGGTGAAGGGGATTCGTACAAACGTGCTCGCCCTTTCCATAGTACGATCATTGCAACCACACAAACGGGATTAAAAAACTTGTTTAAATTAGTCTCATTATCGATGACACAGTATTTTTTTAGAAATGCAAGAATTCCTCGATCAGAACTGATTAGGCTACGTGAAGGCCTAATCGTAGGTTCTGCATGCAACCAAGGTGAAGTATTCGAAGCGATGATGCAAAAAGGCGTTGAAGAAGCTAAAAATAAAGCAAAGTTTTATGATTTTTTAGAAGTCATGCCTAAAGAAGTGTATGCACCTTTACTAGAACAAGAACTTGTTAATTCGGAGGATGATTTAGAAGAAATCATCCGGAATATGGTTCAAATAGGAGAAGAACTTGATACGCCCGTTGTAGCTACAGGGAATGTCCATTATTTGAATCCTGAAGATTATATTTATCGTAAAATATTGATAAATTCTCAAGGTGGAGCGAATCCGTTAAATAGAAGTGAGTTGCCAAAAGTACATTTTAGAACAACTGATGACATGCTAGAGGCTTTCGCTTTCTTGGGTAAGTCGACAGCACACAAAATTGTTGTTGAAAATACTCAAATGATAGCTGAATCTGTTGCTGAAATGACACCTGTAAAAACAGAGTTATATACCCCGAAAATTGAAGGTTCAGAAGAAGAAATCCGTAAATTAAGTTACGATGAAGCCCATCGCTTATATGGAAATCCTTTGCCAGAAATTATTGAAAAAAGATTGGAAAAAGAATTGACCAGTATCATCGGTAATGGCTTTTCAGTTATTTACTTGATTTCACAAAAACTCGTTCATAAAAGTATTTCAGAAGGATATTTGGTTGGTTCGCGTGGTTCTGTTGGATCTAGTTTTGTGGCTACTATGACTGGAATTACAGAAGTTAATCCCATGCCACCACATTACCGTTGTTCAAAATGTAAATATTCCAAGTTCTTTACAGACGGTTCTGTTGGTTCGGGATATGATTTACCTGAAGAAATCTGTCCAAATTGTCAGATTAGATTGCATAAAGATGGACATGATATTCCATTTGAAACATTTTTAGGTTTTAATGGCGACAAGGTCCCGGATATAGATTTAAATTTCTCTGGCGATTATCAATCAAAAGCACATGATTATACGAAAGTTCTTTTCGGAGATGAGTATGTTTTTAGAGCAGGTACAATCGGTACAGTAGCAGACCGAACAGCATTTGGATATGTGAAAGCTTACGAGCGAGATCAAAATTTGAATTTTCGTGCAGCAGAAATTGATCGATTAGCTAAAGGATCGACGGGTGTTAAACGAACGACCGGTCAACACCCAGGTGGGATTATTGTTATTCCAAATTATATGGATGTGTATGATTTCACGCCCATCCAATTTCCTGCTGATGCACAGGACTCTGAATGGAAAACAACTCATTTTGATTTTCACTCCATTCACGATAATGTGTTAAAATTAGATATTTTAGGACATGACGATCCTACTGTTATTCGGATGTTGCAAGATTTATCGGGAATTGATCCTCTAACAATACCAACAGATGATCCAGAGGTAATGAAAATTTTTGGTGGAACAGAAGTACTAGATGTTACCGCTGAACAAATTCAATCTAAAACAGGAACATTGGGTATTCCAGAATTTGGTACTCGCTTTGTTCGTGGTATGTTAGAACAAACGAAGCCAACAACGTTTGCTGAGTTGCTTCAGATCTCAGGACTTTCTCACGGAACCGACGTGTGGTTAGGCAATGCAGAAGAATTAATACGCGAAAATGATATTTCTTTATCTGAAGTTATTGGCTGTCGTGATGATATCATGGTTTATTTAATGCACAATGGTGTAGAGGATGGACTAGCCTTTAAAATTATGGAATCTGTCCGTAAAGGCAAAGGAATTCCTGATGAATGGCAAAAAGAGATGCGAGCTGAAAAAGTTCCAGAATGGTACATTGACTCATGTTTAAAAATTAAGTATATGTTTCCTAAAGCACATGCTGCTGCTTATGTCTTAATGGCTCTTCGTGTAGCTTATTATAAAGTCCACTTTCCTATTTTGTATTATGCTGCTTATTTTTCTGTTCGTGCTACGGATTTTGAATTAGTAGCTATGTGCCAAGGAAAAGAAAGTATAAAAGTTAAAATGAAAGAAATTACAGATAAAGGCCTGGATGCCTCAACAAAAGAAAAAAATGTTTTAACTGTCTTAGAATTAGCCAATGAGATGGTGGAGCGTGGAATGAATTTTAAAATGATTGATCTAGCTAAATCTGACGCGAAAGATTTTGTCATTGAAGGCACTTCTTTGATTGCACCCTTTAGAGCTGTACCAAGTTTAGGTGCCAATGTGGCTAATCAAATAGTAGAAGCTAGATTAGATAAACCCTTTTTATCTAAAGAGGATTTAAGTAAACGCGGAAAAGTATCTAAAACAGTTATTGAGTATATGAATGAAAATGGTGTCTTAAAAGGAATGCCCGACGAAAATCAACTTTCCCTATTTGATTTATTTTAG
- a CDS encoding proline--tRNA ligase: MRQSKLFVPTLRETPNDAEVLSHQLLLRAGYIRQISSGVYSYLPLANKVLEKIKLIIREEFEKIDAVEMLMPSLLPRELWEESGRYETYGEDLMKLTDRHGRDYLLGPTHEEAFTALIRDEINSYKRLPLSLYQIQTKYRDEKRPRSGLLRSREFLMKDAYSFHDSYESLDKTYLNFEEAYTRIFDRCGLNFRNIIGDAGAMGGSDSKEFTAISDAGEDIIVYSDSSDYSANLEMATSFYMHKKSSKVEKELEKIATPNCKTVEEVADFLKVETSDVMKSMLFIADGIPVLAVIRGDHEVNDVKLKNFLNVNALEMATDEEANQFLGVNFGSVGPMNVKEDIRVLGDLYVQDMVNAVAGANEEDHHFINVNPVRDASIEKFVDLRFVKEGELSPDGQGVLKFSKGIEIGHIFKLGTRYSESMGATVLDNNGRSIPVIMGCYGIGVSRLLSAIAEQKSDDKGLIWPRQLAPYELHLVPVNIKSDDQVNLAEELYASLQQAGFSVLLDDRAERVGVKFADSDLIGLPIRITVGKKAAEDIVEIKIRKTGETIEVRKDEMISTMAILLNPENN, translated from the coding sequence ATGAGACAATCAAAATTATTCGTGCCAACCTTGCGTGAGACCCCTAACGATGCTGAAGTTTTGAGTCATCAACTTTTATTGAGAGCAGGGTATATCAGACAAATATCTAGTGGAGTATATAGTTATCTTCCTTTAGCTAATAAAGTTTTAGAAAAGATTAAATTGATTATCCGAGAAGAATTTGAAAAGATTGATGCTGTTGAAATGTTAATGCCATCTCTTTTACCTCGTGAGTTATGGGAAGAATCAGGACGTTATGAAACATATGGAGAAGACTTAATGAAGTTAACTGATCGACATGGTAGAGATTATTTGTTAGGACCAACACATGAAGAAGCTTTTACTGCCTTAATTCGAGATGAAATTAATTCATACAAGCGCCTCCCTTTATCGTTATACCAAATACAAACTAAATATCGTGATGAAAAGAGACCACGTTCTGGATTACTAAGAAGTCGAGAATTTTTAATGAAAGATGCTTACTCATTTCATGACAGCTATGAAAGTTTAGATAAAACGTATTTAAATTTTGAAGAAGCTTATACGCGTATTTTTGATCGTTGCGGTTTAAATTTTAGAAATATCATTGGTGACGCTGGTGCAATGGGTGGAAGTGATTCAAAAGAATTTACAGCTATTTCTGATGCAGGTGAAGACATTATCGTTTATTCTGATTCTAGTGATTATTCAGCTAATTTAGAGATGGCAACTAGTTTTTACATGCATAAAAAATCAAGTAAAGTTGAGAAAGAATTAGAAAAAATAGCTACACCAAACTGTAAAACGGTTGAAGAAGTAGCGGATTTCTTGAAAGTAGAAACAAGCGATGTGATGAAGAGTATGTTATTCATTGCTGATGGCATACCTGTTTTAGCTGTCATTCGAGGTGATCACGAAGTTAATGATGTAAAACTTAAGAACTTTTTAAATGTTAATGCCTTAGAGATGGCAACAGATGAAGAAGCAAATCAATTTTTGGGAGTAAACTTTGGTTCTGTTGGCCCTATGAATGTTAAAGAGGACATTCGCGTTTTGGGGGATTTGTATGTTCAAGATATGGTAAATGCAGTTGCAGGCGCGAATGAAGAAGACCATCATTTCATAAATGTTAATCCTGTACGGGATGCTTCTATCGAAAAATTTGTGGATTTACGTTTTGTTAAGGAAGGGGAACTTTCTCCAGACGGACAAGGAGTACTGAAGTTTTCAAAAGGAATAGAAATTGGACATATTTTTAAATTAGGTACTCGTTATAGTGAGTCAATGGGTGCAACGGTGTTAGATAATAATGGGCGTTCTATCCCTGTCATTATGGGTTGTTATGGAATTGGTGTTAGCCGATTGCTTTCAGCGATAGCTGAACAAAAAAGTGACGATAAAGGTTTAATCTGGCCTCGACAGTTAGCCCCCTATGAACTTCACTTAGTACCAGTTAATATAAAATCAGATGACCAAGTCAACTTGGCTGAAGAATTATATGCCTCTCTACAACAAGCTGGTTTTTCAGTTTTATTAGATGATCGTGCTGAACGGGTAGGGGTGAAATTTGCTGATTCTGACTTAATTGGTCTGCCTATTCGTATAACCGTGGGGAAAAAAGCCGCTGAGGACATAGTAGAAATTAAAATTCGCAAAACTGGTGAAACGATTGAAGTTAGAAAAGATGAAATGATTTCAACAATGGCAATTTTACTGAATCCTGAAAATAATTAA
- a CDS encoding 1-deoxy-D-xylulose-5-phosphate reductoisomerase, with protein MKKICLLGATGSVGTNTIQVVQSYPNLFEIVAFSFHENERKGRKLIELLKPKVVAVKSQEMAQRLKLDYPKVRFTYEEEGLSELVVIEEVDTVVTALMGSIGLVPTLTAIEAGKEIALANKETLVIAGDLVMGLASKKNVKIFPLDSEHSAIFQCLQGENINHVSQLLITASGGSFRDYSRADLANVSVADALNHPNWSMGEKITVDSASMMNKGLEVIEARWLFDMDYDKIKILLHRESIVHSLVQFVDGTIKAQLGASDMREPIQYALGFPERMPIKEPHFFDLAAIGQLHFEEMDFQRFPLLQLAFDTGRIGGTAPTVMNAANEIAVKAFIQKKISFLDIERLVYKAVYQEKELQKPDLAILLEVDKDTREKVLSWI; from the coding sequence ATGAAAAAAATTTGTTTATTAGGTGCTACTGGCTCAGTTGGAACGAATACGATTCAAGTTGTTCAATCTTATCCTAATTTATTTGAAATAGTGGCCTTTTCTTTTCATGAAAATGAAAGAAAAGGAAGAAAATTGATTGAATTATTAAAACCAAAAGTAGTAGCGGTTAAATCGCAAGAAATGGCTCAGCGTTTAAAATTAGATTATCCTAAAGTTCGGTTTACATACGAAGAAGAAGGATTGTCTGAATTAGTTGTGATAGAAGAAGTAGATACAGTTGTAACAGCTTTAATGGGAAGTATTGGTTTGGTACCAACGTTAACAGCAATAGAAGCAGGGAAAGAAATAGCACTCGCTAATAAAGAAACTCTCGTCATAGCTGGAGACTTAGTAATGGGGTTAGCATCAAAAAAAAATGTAAAAATCTTCCCTTTAGACAGTGAGCATTCTGCAATTTTTCAGTGTTTACAAGGTGAAAATATTAACCATGTTAGTCAATTACTTATTACAGCATCGGGTGGAAGTTTTCGTGATTATTCGAGAGCTGATTTAGCTAATGTGAGTGTTGCAGATGCTTTGAATCATCCAAATTGGTCAATGGGGGAAAAAATTACTGTCGATTCAGCCTCAATGATGAATAAGGGGTTAGAGGTCATAGAAGCCCGGTGGTTATTTGATATGGATTATGATAAAATTAAGATTCTTTTACATCGTGAAAGCATTGTACATTCTTTGGTACAATTTGTTGATGGAACAATCAAAGCTCAACTCGGTGCTAGCGATATGCGAGAACCCATTCAATATGCTTTGGGTTTTCCTGAGCGTATGCCAATTAAAGAACCTCATTTCTTTGACTTAGCAGCGATTGGACAGTTACATTTTGAAGAAATGGATTTTCAACGATTTCCTTTATTGCAATTAGCCTTTGATACTGGAAGAATAGGTGGAACAGCTCCAACAGTTATGAATGCAGCGAATGAAATAGCTGTAAAGGCATTTATTCAAAAAAAAATATCTTTTTTAGACATTGAAAGATTAGTCTATAAAGCTGTTTACCAAGAAAAAGAACTACAAAAACCGGATCTCGCTATTCTTTTAGAAGTCGATAAGGATACTCGGGAAAAAGTTTTGAGTTGGATTTAA
- a CDS encoding phosphatidate cytidylyltransferase translates to MKQRIITAILSLIVFVPIVYMGSVILTTALAILSLIALFELFRMKGHSLLSVEGLIASIALLLILIPSKQGILGTLYSANMLFYICVLLLLVSTVFSKNKFNFDDAAMAILGSIYIGFGFKYFLLIRFEGLGLLLLALFIVWATDIGAYLVGRKFGKNKLAPHISPNKTIEGSLGGVFSALVVATIYFFVFPLDFSFGMTVILAILISVSGQLGDLVESALKRHYQVKDSGKILPGHGGILDRFDSILFAMPVLYLLTLV, encoded by the coding sequence GTGAAACAAAGAATTATCACAGCAATACTTTCTTTAATCGTGTTTGTACCTATTGTATATATGGGATCTGTTATTTTAACGACCGCATTAGCTATATTGAGTCTTATTGCTTTATTTGAGCTATTTAGAATGAAAGGACATTCGTTGTTATCTGTGGAAGGCCTAATAGCTAGTATCGCACTATTGCTTATATTAATTCCTTCAAAGCAAGGAATATTAGGGACGTTGTATTCAGCAAATATGTTATTCTATATTTGTGTATTACTTTTGTTAGTTTCGACTGTATTTTCAAAAAACAAATTTAACTTTGATGACGCAGCTATGGCCATTTTAGGATCTATCTATATTGGGTTTGGATTTAAGTACTTTCTACTCATCCGTTTTGAAGGGTTGGGGTTGTTGTTGTTAGCTTTATTTATTGTTTGGGCAACGGATATAGGTGCTTACTTAGTAGGTCGTAAGTTTGGTAAGAATAAACTTGCGCCACACATTAGTCCAAATAAAACAATTGAAGGCTCATTAGGTGGCGTTTTTAGCGCACTTGTTGTGGCGACTATTTATTTTTTTGTTTTTCCATTAGATTTTTCATTTGGAATGACGGTTATATTGGCAATCCTGATTTCAGTTTCCGGTCAATTAGGTGACTTAGTTGAATCAGCTTTAAAACGCCATTATCAAGTAAAAGATTCTGGAAAGATACTACCCGGTCACGGAGGTATTCTTGATCGTTTTGACAGTATTTTATTTGCAATGCCAGTATTATATTTACTGACATTAGTTTAA
- the frr gene encoding ribosome recycling factor, whose translation MSIELLKETKEKMLKAEQAFQRELGTIRAGRANPALLDRIQIIYYGAPTPLNQIAQISIPEARVLMITPFDKTVLKDIEKVLMQSDIGINPNNDGNVIRLVIPQLTEDRRKELAKQVGKEAENSKVSVRNIRREAIDELKKSEKNKELTSDDVHSYEEDIQKLTDESIKNVDAIASEKEKELLDV comes from the coding sequence ATGAGTATAGAATTATTAAAAGAGACAAAAGAAAAAATGTTGAAAGCAGAGCAAGCTTTCCAACGTGAATTAGGAACTATTCGAGCAGGACGTGCAAATCCTGCGCTATTAGATCGCATTCAAATTATTTATTATGGAGCTCCAACTCCTTTGAATCAAATTGCACAAATCTCTATTCCGGAAGCACGTGTGTTGATGATTACTCCGTTTGATAAAACTGTCCTTAAGGATATTGAAAAAGTTCTTATGCAAAGTGATATTGGAATCAATCCTAACAACGATGGCAACGTTATACGTCTAGTTATTCCTCAGTTAACAGAAGATAGACGTAAAGAATTAGCTAAACAAGTTGGCAAAGAAGCTGAAAATTCAAAAGTTTCTGTTCGTAATATCAGACGTGAGGCAATTGATGAATTGAAAAAATCTGAAAAAAATAAAGAATTAACATCTGATGACGTTCATTCTTATGAAGAAGATATTCAAAAGTTGACAGATGAAAGTATTAAAAATGTTGACGCTATTGCTTCTGAAAAAGAGAAAGAATTGTTAGATGTTTAA
- a CDS encoding isoprenyl transferase encodes MINFFKKKKQKENKIASRPFDEMDEVPSHIAIIMDGNGRWAQKKFLPRIAGHKEGMNTVKKITRRSSQIGVNVLTLYAFSTENWRRPDPEVNFLMQLPVDFFDTFVPELIKENIKVQVIGFTDQLPLHTKKAVTKAIEDTKNNTGMILNFALNYGSRSEMLEATKKIAKLVKDNTLKLEEIDEAIFESQLMTASLGDNQEVDYLIRTSGEERISNFLLWQNAYSEFYFTKELWPDFNEQSLENAIAVYQKRHRRFGGL; translated from the coding sequence ATGATAAATTTTTTTAAAAAAAAGAAACAAAAAGAAAATAAAATTGCTTCACGTCCTTTTGATGAAATGGACGAGGTACCTTCTCATATCGCAATTATAATGGATGGAAATGGACGTTGGGCTCAAAAAAAATTTTTACCTCGAATTGCAGGACATAAAGAAGGTATGAACACAGTCAAAAAAATCACAAGACGATCCAGCCAGATTGGCGTTAACGTTTTAACTTTATATGCCTTTTCGACTGAAAATTGGAGACGACCTGATCCAGAAGTGAATTTTCTGATGCAATTACCAGTAGACTTTTTCGATACATTTGTACCTGAATTAATTAAAGAAAATATTAAAGTTCAGGTTATTGGATTTACTGATCAGTTACCGTTACACACGAAGAAAGCTGTCACGAAAGCTATTGAAGATACAAAAAACAATACTGGCATGATATTGAATTTCGCATTAAATTACGGCAGTCGAAGTGAGATGCTTGAAGCTACTAAAAAAATAGCGAAATTGGTGAAAGACAATACTTTAAAGTTAGAAGAAATAGATGAAGCTATTTTTGAATCACAGTTGATGACGGCATCATTAGGTGATAATCAAGAAGTTGATTATCTGATTCGAACAAGTGGAGAAGAAAGAATTAGTAATTTTTTGCTCTGGCAAAATGCTTATAGTGAATTTTATTTCACAAAAGAACTTTGGCCAGACTTTAATGAACAATCATTAGAAAATGCCATTGCCGTGTATCAAAAAAGACACAGACGTTTTGGTGGATTATAA